The segment GAAATCACCCAGCTCACCGTGCGTGCCAAGGGTGTGAATGGTGAGGTCGAAACCCACTTTTGCGACCCTGTTGGCCACATCCAGCAAGCGGGTGACTATGTGGAGAGTTGGCAGCCGCACCCCATGCACCCCGCAGCGCTGGAAAAGTCGCGCCAAATTTCCAAGGCTGTGACGGACAACTTGGGCGGCTTGGGCCTGTTTGGCGTAGAGCTATTTGTGAAGGGCGTGCAAGTCTGGTTCAGCGAAGTTTCACCGCGTCCGCATGACACCGGTCTGGTCACCTTGATTACGCAGTGGCAAAGCGAGTTTGAACTGCACGCCCGCGCTATTTTGGGTTTGCCTGTAGATGCGAGCCTGCGCAATCCCGGTGCCAGTGCCGTGATCTATGGCGGTCAAGATGCGCAAGGCTTGGTGTTTGATGGCGTCGATGAAGCCTTGGCCATTCCCGGTACCGACATTCGCCTGTTTGGCAAACCCGAGAGCTTTGTGAAGCGCCGCATGGGCGTGGCGCTGGCTCGCGCTGCCGATGTAGAGCAGGCGCGTGTGAACGCCAAGCTGTCTGCCAGCAAGGTCAAGCCACGTTTGCCCCTGTAATAACGACGAACTTAAAAAAGCCACAGCGCTCAAGGTTGTGGCTTTTTTTCATGGTTTATACCGATATTGATGTGTAGGCTTAAATCTATTTATTTTGTAGTTCTGTTTATGAGTGTTTTCATTTGAAATATAAGTTTTTAAATGTAATCAATTTGAATAAACAGGATTTCTATGGCTACAGCAACAGTGCCGCGCAGCACCCATGATTCCGTTGAGCAGATCTTGCGAGAGCAAGCACGTTTTGCAGACCGACTGGTGTTGGGCATCATGGCGCTGGGCTGGCTGGGTGCCTTAGTTGCTGGGTGGTGGTTTGACGGACTGCTATTCGCACTAATGGGCGGTGGTTTGCTGTGCGGGCTGGCGCTGCTGTGCCATGCGGTGGCACCAGGCTCGAAGCTGACTCGACATGCACTGTCCATGCTGGGCATGCTCATGGTCGGCCTGCTGATCCAGCTGTCAGTGGGACAGCCGGAGCTGCACTTTGCTGTCTTCGTTTTTTTGGCTTTTTTGCTGGTCTATAAAGATCCGTGGCCCATCGTGACGGCCGCGGCCACCATTGCCGTTCACCATGTGCTGTTTGATCGGCTGCAGTTGGCGGGTCTCCCGGTGTATTGCCTGACGCAGCCGAGTTTTGCGCTGGTCTTGTTGCACGCGCTGTTTGTCGTGATTCAGACTACGGTTGAGTTGGTGATCGCCGTGGGTTTGCAGCGCATGGCCATTACGGCGGCGGAGCTGCAGGCGCTTTGCCAAACCAATAAGTCCGGAATGCTCAGCCTGGATGCAGAGCACACTGTCGTGCATAGCAGCGAAGGAAAAGCCGTGCAAATGGCGCTTCAGCAACTGCAGGTGGTGGTGCGCACGGCCATGGATTCAGCTAGTGCCGTGCACGCAGCAGCGCAGGAAATTCATCAGGGAAGTGATTTTCAGGCTACGCAGTCTAAAGAGATTGTTGCGGAGGTCGCAGGCAGCACACAGCGCATGGCGCATATCCGTGAGCAGTCGCTGATGACAGTGGAGGAAACCATTCGGCTGGATGCCACGGCCCAGCAAGTGTGTGAGGGCGTGAAAGGCTGCGGAGCGGTGTTGGAGCAGATCGTGGGCAATATGCAGCAAACGCAGAAAGCCGCACAGGAGATTGCAGAGATCGTGGCACTGATTGACTCAATCGCCTTTCAGACCAATTTGCTGGCGCTCAATGCTGCAGTAGAAGCTGCCCGAGCGGGTGAACAAGGCAAAGGATTCGCGGTAGTGGCTGCTGAAGTGCGAACGTTGGCGCAGAGCACGGCGGCCTCCTCCAAAGAAGTGCGCCAGCGCATCAACCAGTCGTTGGCATCCACGGAAGATGGGGTGGGTCTGGTGCGTCAGGCATCGACGCAGATGCAGCGCGTGCTGGCGCAAACAGAGGCCGTTCCGCAACTGGTCGTTCAGCTCTCGCAATTGACGCGTGAACAAACAGACAGCCTGACCGCCAGTGTGCAAAGCATGCAGCATATTGACCAGTTGAGTCAGGACAATGCTACGGAAGTTGCCCATGCCCGAGAGCATGCCCAGCATTTGCTGGAGCAGGCCCGAGTGTTGCAGGAGGTGGTAGAGCGCTTTGGCGACAAGGCCGCCGCGCAGCTAGTAGTTGCGCAAAGACCGATCAAGATTCACGCCCATCAAGAGCCGGCCGCACCGCCTTTGTCGGGGCAGTTCAAACTAGCCTAATCGGCTTTCAGGCTTGTGCAATAGCTCGACTGTCGGGCGCGTTAAGCCCCAAGGTGGCTCACCGGGGCTGGTGCATCGTGGGCAGTGCTGGCTGGGCTGCGTTCCTCGGCTGGGGGCGTAGGCATACCGCCTCGCCAGCGGCGAATAACGCGCTGGAAGATCAAAGAGTTGGGAATCTGCAGCAGGTTGGGCACGCCTGCAGGTGCGCTGTCATCTTGCAAGGTGATGTAGAGCATGTTGAGGTCAATCACGCGGCCCTTTGCGCCGGGCTTTTCGGCGGTATCCAGCACCTCGATATAGTCGCCCAGCCTAAACGGGCTGACGGTGACGATTAACAGCGCACAAAAAAGGTTGGAGAGCACGCTCCATGCGGCAAAAAAGGCAACTGCCCCTACGGTCGCGAAGCTGGTAAAGGCCGTCCACAGCACGGTGGCAGACATGCCCATACGCTCCAAAATCGCCAAAATGGCTGCAGCAATAATGATCCAGCGGAACACGCCGCGTAGCGGCATCAGCAGCTCGTGCGGCAGATCGTAAGCCCTGCCAGCGCGCAAGACGATGCGCTTGATCAGCCAGTTGATGATCCAAGCGACAAGGATGATGAGAAGAATTTGAACCCCGGGAACGAGGATTTCAAGCCAATCCTGCATCCATTCGGGCAGATGCATTTGAAGACGACGCATAACCAATTACTCAAGAAAAACAGCAAAGGTCCACTCAGAAGAGCAGACGAAGGAATACCGCGATCCTAGCGTTTCTTGATAACAGAGGCGTAAAGTGCAGGATGTATACGTGAATCAGGCATAGCCCAAGTCAGGGGTCGCCAAGAGAGGGCAGACTCGGCTTTGCAGGGCGTTAAATTTGTCTTTGTTCGATGGTATCCATCTGCATCTCAAAGCTGAAGAATCGGTTGCGCCCTTGAGATTTGGCCGCGTACAAGGCTTCATCAGCGCGCATGAGCATGGATTCCGCACTGGTGTGCTCGTCAGGGATGCAGGTGGTAATGCCACCAGAGAGCGTGAGCAAAATTTCCTCGTCAGAGCCAGCAGGACGAAATTTGAGGAACTTCAGCATTTGCCCCAGCGCGCGGGCAAAAGTCATAGCGCCTGAGCGAGGTGTGTTGGGAAGTACAAGGGCAAATTCTTCACCGCCATAGCGCGCCGCAATATCGCGCGGGCGCACGCAAACTTCACGCAGCAGGCGGCCCACTTGCCTAAGGCATTCATCACCCTGAACATGGCCGTAGGTGTCGTTAAAGCGTTTGAAGTGATCCAAGTCGCAGAGCATTAGCGTCAAAGGCTTGCCTTCACGTCTTGCGGCGGTAATTTCGGCATGCAGGATACGATCGAGACCGCGGCGGTTAACTATGCCGGTCAAGGCATCAAGCTCCACCATTTCATTGAGCTTTTGATTGGCCAGATGCAGCTCTGCAGAAACACTTACTAAGCGGCGGCGCATGTCCAGCAGGCGGCGCATAGCGCGTAGTTTGGCAACCAGAACAATGGGTTTGACGGGTTTGACCAAGTAGTCGTCACCACCGGCTTCAATGCCGCGCCAGACGTCCAGATCGTTATCCAGACCTGAGAGAAAAATAATGGGCGTCCATTCGCCAGGTTCGGCCTCGCGCAGTTGGCGGGCGACCCAGTAGCCATCTTCGCCGGGTAGGCGAATGTCTAGCAGCACTAGATCGGGGCGCTCACTGCGGAACAGCGCTAATGCCGACCGACCGTTCTCGGCTTCTAAAACCTGTGTGACACCTGCTTGATGCAATTCAGAAACCAGTGCTGCGCGCATGACGGCTTGATCTTCAACCACTAGGACGGAGAACGGCGCTGCTGAATCCGGAGAGGAAAAGCGAGCGCTACTGGGTTCAATAGCGGATGAGGCGGAAGACGTCAAAGTGTTCATGTGGCGTAAGCTAAAACGAGGTCAAGCCAAATTAGTCAATCAGTTGTAAGTGCTTGCAATATTTCGTTACTTTATACACTTGTTCTTAGAGACGTTTCCTGCAAACTGCGTGCGTTTAGCTCAGGCCAGTGCGAGTGTGGAATAAGCCTTACACGCCTTATCGTGCCAGACTACAAAAGCCTGTGTTTCTGGGCATGTGGTGGTGCTGCCTAGTTGATCGAGATAACGGCAAGCCGCGTATTGGGTCGACTGTTCCTCATACATATCAACCCAGTGCTGTCGTGCAGCTTGGTGGCTTGTTTGCACAGGCCAGTGCCGCTCTTGGCTAGATAGACCACTCAAGCCCATACGCCAAGGTTTGCCACTGACGCGAGCTCGAAAGCATTGCTGCTTGGCGCAAAGTAAGGCGTAAAGCGGGTCAACCTCTAGCTGATTGAAAAGGGTTTGCGTTTCAGGGGCGTTGGGTGCAAAAGTGGCATGCGTCACGATGATGCGCAGGCCCTTGGGCGTCTCGTATACGCGCAGCCCCCAGTCGGGGTGTGCTGCTGAGAATTCCTGCACCTTTGCCAAAGCTGTTTCGATAGGGCTTCGTTGGTTGGAGTCATTGCGGATTTCCTGGCGGGCATGAAACCACTTGCGCACGCCTGACCAGAAGATCAGGCCGATGCTGGCAATAATCAGCATCAATACTGCCAGCCCTAGGCTCCAGACCATCGGTGTGACCCACAGCCAAGGTAAGGCCAGAGCCAGCAAGAGGGTGGAGATGACAGGGAAATGGGGAGGCTTTTTCTTTTGCGGAAAATCCATATCCGCAATAGCCACATTCTCTGTATTGAGGCACTGCGCGCCATAGCTGTTGCGTGTCATGACCGTAGGCCCGCTGCGCTCCAGCACTTCCTCGCGAATGGGAGTGCTGCCGTCCAGCCCATATTCACCCATCCATTCCATGCGCTCGAAATCTGAGGGCAGGTTGCGCTCTACGGCGGCGTTGAGGGCCGCATCCAGTGCTTGCTGCGCGCGCTGCTGGGCATGGGTGTGTGCGTCGTGCTCGCTGCGGTCAGACCAACCCCAGCGCTGGACGGTGACACCATGGCGAATGCCGGTTTGGTGGCGCAATTTTGCTTGCGCCCAGTACTGAGGGATCTGCATGTTAGCCAGTATAGCCAGCCAGCATTGAGGTCAACCCAGCGGTTAAGCGGCAATCAATCAGCTGCCAAAAGCGTGAATGACAGAGGGCTTTGCTGTGACGAAGGCCTGCTCTTCATCGCTGAG is part of the Comamonas sp. Y33R10-2 genome and harbors:
- a CDS encoding diguanylate cyclase domain-containing protein, with the translated sequence MNTLTSSASSAIEPSSARFSSPDSAAPFSVLVVEDQAVMRAALVSELHQAGVTQVLEAENGRSALALFRSERPDLVLLDIRLPGEDGYWVARQLREAEPGEWTPIIFLSGLDNDLDVWRGIEAGGDDYLVKPVKPIVLVAKLRAMRRLLDMRRRLVSVSAELHLANQKLNEMVELDALTGIVNRRGLDRILHAEITAARREGKPLTLMLCDLDHFKRFNDTYGHVQGDECLRQVGRLLREVCVRPRDIAARYGGEEFALVLPNTPRSGAMTFARALGQMLKFLKFRPAGSDEEILLTLSGGITTCIPDEHTSAESMLMRADEALYAAKSQGRNRFFSFEMQMDTIEQRQI
- a CDS encoding methyl-accepting chemotaxis protein; protein product: MATATVPRSTHDSVEQILREQARFADRLVLGIMALGWLGALVAGWWFDGLLFALMGGGLLCGLALLCHAVAPGSKLTRHALSMLGMLMVGLLIQLSVGQPELHFAVFVFLAFLLVYKDPWPIVTAAATIAVHHVLFDRLQLAGLPVYCLTQPSFALVLLHALFVVIQTTVELVIAVGLQRMAITAAELQALCQTNKSGMLSLDAEHTVVHSSEGKAVQMALQQLQVVVRTAMDSASAVHAAAQEIHQGSDFQATQSKEIVAEVAGSTQRMAHIREQSLMTVEETIRLDATAQQVCEGVKGCGAVLEQIVGNMQQTQKAAQEIAEIVALIDSIAFQTNLLALNAAVEAARAGEQGKGFAVVAAEVRTLAQSTAASSKEVRQRINQSLASTEDGVGLVRQASTQMQRVLAQTEAVPQLVVQLSQLTREQTDSLTASVQSMQHIDQLSQDNATEVAHAREHAQHLLEQARVLQEVVERFGDKAAAQLVVAQRPIKIHAHQEPAAPPLSGQFKLA
- a CDS encoding mechanosensitive ion channel family protein; its protein translation is MRRLQMHLPEWMQDWLEILVPGVQILLIILVAWIINWLIKRIVLRAGRAYDLPHELLMPLRGVFRWIIIAAAILAILERMGMSATVLWTAFTSFATVGAVAFFAAWSVLSNLFCALLIVTVSPFRLGDYIEVLDTAEKPGAKGRVIDLNMLYITLQDDSAPAGVPNLLQIPNSLIFQRVIRRWRGGMPTPPAEERSPASTAHDAPAPVSHLGA